The following coding sequences are from one Lolium rigidum isolate FL_2022 chromosome 6, APGP_CSIRO_Lrig_0.1, whole genome shotgun sequence window:
- the LOC124663944 gene encoding uncharacterized protein LOC124663944, with amino-acid sequence MSPRPAVPHLPLLRPVAWELRLTAPTLLAEEIAYDPRAPTEDLLCEILLRLPPQPSSLPRASAVCKRWRRLVSDPGFFRRFRLRHRRNPPLLGFFDKYGGSPFRSSLEAPNCIPPGRFSLQRDGDDYDRSISLGCRHGLFLIFLTKHRQVLVWDPVTGDEHRIAVPAAFDEDKTVGLVNGAVLRPAEEDPHFQVVLAVADDKQQALACVYSSKTGLWGDLISTPLPSEANGSPIPTMVFIEDSVLVGDSLYWKLTGNFQEILEFDLVKQTLAVIRVPLDMCGEDRRFKIMRAESGGLGCLVPSYDCAAQLWKRKTDCDGASSWGLARTIELDKLLSVKSVCFLGIAEENNVVFLWNTIGVFMVHLQSLKFKKLFKTNIITYYHPFESVYSAGTCVGGGHDGAKLLLNT; translated from the exons ATGTCGCCGCGCCCCGCCGTTCCTCACCTCCCCCTGCTCCGGCCAGTAGCCTGGGAGCTCCGCCTCACCGCCCCGACCCTCCTGGCCGAGGAAATCG cctacgacccccgGGCCCCCACAGAAGACCTCCTCtgcgagatcctcctccgcctccccccGCAGCCTTCATCCCTCCCGCGGGCCTCCGCCGTCTGCAAGCGCTGGCGCCGCCTCGTCTCCGACCCCGGCTTCTTTCGCCGCTTCCGCCTCCGGCACCGCCGCAATCCGCCCCTCCTCGGCTTCTTCGACAAGTACGGAGGTAGTCCCTTCCGTTCTTCCCTGGAGGCCCCCAATTGCATCCCTCCCGGGCGCTTCTCCTTGCAGCGTGACGGCGACGACTACGACCGCTCCATATCCCTTGGATGTCGCCATGGTCTCTTCCTCATCTTCCTCACGAAGCACCGCCAAGTTCTGGTGTGGGACCCCGTCACCGGTGACGAGCACCGCATCGCCGTTCCCGCGGCGTTCGATGAAGACAAAACCGTGGGCCTGGTCAATGGCGCGGTGCTTCGCCCTGCCGAAGAGGACCCGCACTTCCAGGTggtcttggcggtggccgacgacAAGCAGCAAGCGCTCGCCTGCGTTTACTCGTCAAAGACAGGCCTGTGGGGAGATCTCATCTCAACGCCGCTTCCATCCGAGGCTAATGGGAGCCCTATTCCCACAATGGTTTTTATTGAAGACTCTGTGCTAGTTGGAGATTCTCTTTACTGGAAGCTTACTGGGAATTTTCAGGAAATTCTCGAATTTGATTTGGTGAAGCAGACCCTGGCTGTGATACGAGTGCCACTGGATATGTGTGGCGAGGACAGACGCTTCAAGATTATGCGGGCCGAGAGTGGTGGGTTGGGTTGCCTCGTACCGTCATACGACTGCGCTGCCCAGTTGTGGAAGAGGAAGACCGATTGTGATGGGGCTTCTTCGTGGGGGCTTGCAAGAACTATTGAACTGGACAAGCTACTTTCCGTGAAATCCGTATGCTTTCTAGGGATTGCTGAGGAGAATAATGTGGTGTTTCTCTGGAACACGATTGGCGTCTTCATGGTCCATCTTCAGTCATTGAAGTTCAAGAAGCTTTTCAAAACCAACATCATTACTTACTATCATCCATTCGAAAGTGTCTACTCCGCAG